The Halorubrum salinarum genome segment CACCAGAATCTGGTCAGCGGTATCACTGCTGGTCTGGCCCGTGAGTGTTTGAAGTTCAGCAAGCGGCATCACAACCGCTGGCACCTCACCCACGCCAGCGTCGAGATTCGTGTCTGTCACGTGGGAGACGGTCCCAGTTCGGGTGCTCCCACCGAGTGTGAGTTCATCCTGTTGTGTCACGTTGAGTTCAGTGGCAACAGCAGGGGAGATGACCATCTGTCCTGTCCACGGCCCAGCGTATGACCCGCTGTCATAATGGACGTATGAGTCCGCTAATGGAGTCGTATTGAGTCCGGCAACATGTCGCCCGGATTCGGGGATCACGCCCAGCGCGAGGACATACGTCTGCTCGTCGGTTGCTGGGTGCCGAAGCTGAATCGGGGTGATCGCAACGGGAGTGACGTAGTCAATCCGTGAATCCGCGCGTAACTGGGCCGTAATGCGATGGACCTCGCTCAGTTGGGCTCCCTCTGCGTTGAGTGGGACGCTCCCTGCGCCCGACTCGTCAGGGACGATCCAGTAGTCGATATCCTCACTCTGGACGGTTGCGCCACCAGCGAGCCCCGCTGACAGACTCGTGACAACGACCAACAAGGCGACCGCAAGGGCAACACCGGTGATTGAGACGAGTGTGCGGCCGCGCGCGCCTGTTCGGAGGCGCCCAACAACGCGTCGCACACCGAGGCCACAGACCCCTGCCAATTGACGTAGCCGGCTACTCACGTCTCTCGGCGTCCATCACGCAGTTTGATCACGCGGTCTGTTCGGGAGAGGGTATACTCATCGTGTGACGCGATGACGACGGCCCGGTCCGTAGCAATATCAGTCAACACATCAAGCACCTGTTTGCCGGTCTCGCGATCGAGTTCGCCGGTCGGTTCATCAGCAATCACGACCGCTGGATCCGCAGCGAGTGCCCGGGCGATCGCGACGCGCTGTTGTTCGCCGCCGCTTAACGAGCCGGGGCGGTGTTTGTGACGCCCGTCGAGGCCGACCGCGTCAAGCAACTCCGTGGCGCGGTCACGCCGTTTGCGACGGCTGTCACCGGCCTGAACAAGCGGCAGCGCGACGTTTTCAACAGCGGTGAGCGCGGGCAAGAGGTGAAAGCGTTGGAATACCATCCCAATATGCGACCGGCGAAATGCGGTTCGTTCACGCGACGAGAGGGTTTGGATTGAGGTTCCGTAGATCTGAATATCACCGGCCGTTGGCGTATCAAGGCCTGCGAGCAGGTGAAGCAGTGTGGATTTGCCGCTGCCACTCGGTCCCGCAACCCCGACGACCGACCCGTGTGTGATTTCACACGAGACGTTGTCGAGCGCCGTCACGGTGGTCCCGCTCGTCCCGAACCGGCCTGTGCTGCCGTCGTACCGACGGGTCACGTCCGAGCAGACGACCGGGGCTGAGCTGTGCTGAGTTGCCATGTGGAGGGCGGGTGAAAGAGTCGTGTGTTAGCGACTACTCTTGCTCATTGACGAAGTAGTAGATGAACCCGCCGGCAATCAGAAGGCCAAACAGGAGGGCAACGAGAGCGATGCCGATGTTCCCGCCGTCATCGCCGTCATCCCCACCAGTACCATCGGTACCGTCAGTACCGTCGGTGCCATCTGTATCGGCACTCACCACAGAGACATCACCGGCGCTGACCGCGTTGACGGTGACTTCGAAGTCACCTGTTTCGGCGACGCTCACCTCAAATGTTTCCTCCGTGGTTTCACCACCATCAATGGTCACCGTTCGCGTCTCAACGACGTCTCCGTCAACGAGCACTTCCAACTCGGTTTCTCCGGTCTCATCACCGGTATTTTCGACCGTCGCTACGACATCGAACGCCTCATCGACCGTAACTTCGGTTGCGCTGAGGCTAGCCTCGGTGACCGAAAGGGAAGCGGGCTCAACTGCCGTGATTGCGAACGTGGAGAAGCCAGGCACCTCAGCCACGAACTCGCCATTGCCGCGGTGCGTCGTCTCGAAGCGTTCCCACGCACCCCGTGTCTCGTTGTACCGCTGGAGTT includes the following:
- a CDS encoding ABC transporter ATP-binding protein, which produces MATQHSSAPVVCSDVTRRYDGSTGRFGTSGTTVTALDNVSCEITHGSVVGVAGPSGSGKSTLLHLLAGLDTPTAGDIQIYGTSIQTLSSRERTAFRRSHIGMVFQRFHLLPALTAVENVALPLVQAGDSRRKRRDRATELLDAVGLDGRHKHRPGSLSGGEQQRVAIARALAADPAVVIADEPTGELDRETGKQVLDVLTDIATDRAVVIASHDEYTLSRTDRVIKLRDGRRET